A DNA window from Streptomyces parvus contains the following coding sequences:
- a CDS encoding S28 family serine protease, which translates to MRKSLTGVLSLAVLIGTVGATGASAGAATAAEPAAKRSSGTALGGEASTEDIKERILAIPGMSLIEEKPYAGYRYFVLNYTQPVDHRRPSKGTFQQRITVLHKDVSRPTVFSTSGYNVSTNPSRSEPTQIIDGNQVSLEYRFFTPSRPAPADWSKLDIWQAASDQHRVFAALKKIYGKKWLATGGSKGGMTATYFERFYPKDMDGVVAYVAPNDVVNDEDSAYDRFFRNVGTKECRDKLAGVQREALIRRAPLQKKYKEQAAANGWTFNTIGSLDRAYEATVMDYVWAFWQYSLVADCVDIPADAKKATDDDIWNSVDSISGFSAYADQGLETYTPYYYQAGTQLGSPDIEQPWLGNLSRYGYQPPRNFVPRSIPMKFDRGAMRDVDRWVRHNARQMMYVNGENDPWSAEPFRLGRGAKDSAVHTVPGGNHGARVSGLPEAERAKATADILRWAGVAPAGVEKDPAKAKPLAKFDSRLDQRNGEVERDEATLRP; encoded by the coding sequence ATGCGCAAGTCACTCACAGGGGTTCTCTCGCTCGCCGTGCTCATAGGCACGGTCGGAGCCACGGGGGCCTCGGCCGGTGCGGCCACCGCCGCGGAACCGGCCGCGAAGCGGAGCAGCGGAACCGCCCTCGGCGGCGAAGCGAGCACCGAGGACATCAAGGAACGCATCCTGGCGATCCCGGGCATGAGCCTGATCGAGGAGAAGCCGTACGCGGGCTACCGCTACTTCGTCCTCAACTACACCCAGCCGGTCGACCACCGGCGCCCGTCCAAGGGAACGTTCCAGCAGCGCATCACCGTGCTGCACAAGGACGTCTCCCGCCCGACGGTCTTCTCCACCAGCGGGTACAACGTCTCGACCAACCCCAGCCGCAGCGAGCCGACACAGATCATCGACGGCAACCAGGTCTCCCTGGAGTACCGCTTCTTCACCCCCTCCCGCCCGGCTCCGGCCGACTGGTCCAAGCTGGACATCTGGCAGGCCGCCAGCGACCAGCACCGGGTCTTCGCGGCGCTGAAGAAGATCTACGGCAAGAAGTGGCTGGCCACCGGCGGGTCCAAGGGCGGCATGACCGCCACCTACTTCGAGCGCTTCTACCCGAAGGACATGGACGGCGTCGTCGCCTACGTCGCGCCCAACGACGTCGTCAACGACGAGGACTCGGCGTACGACCGGTTCTTCCGCAACGTCGGCACCAAGGAGTGCCGCGACAAGCTGGCCGGCGTGCAGCGCGAGGCGCTGATCCGGCGGGCCCCGCTCCAGAAGAAGTACAAGGAGCAGGCCGCCGCCAACGGCTGGACCTTCAACACCATCGGCTCCCTGGACCGCGCCTACGAGGCCACGGTCATGGACTACGTGTGGGCGTTCTGGCAGTACAGCCTGGTCGCCGACTGCGTGGACATCCCGGCCGACGCCAAGAAGGCCACGGACGACGACATCTGGAACTCCGTCGACTCCATCTCCGGCTTCTCCGCCTACGCCGACCAGGGCCTGGAGACGTACACCCCGTACTACTACCAGGCGGGCACCCAGCTCGGATCGCCGGACATCGAGCAGCCCTGGCTCGGCAACCTGAGCCGCTACGGCTACCAGCCCCCGCGCAACTTCGTGCCCCGCTCCATCCCGATGAAGTTCGACCGGGGCGCGATGCGGGACGTCGACCGCTGGGTCCGGCACAACGCCCGGCAGATGATGTACGTCAACGGCGAGAACGACCCGTGGAGCGCGGAGCCGTTCCGTCTCGGCCGCGGCGCGAAGGACAGCGCCGTTCACACCGTCCCCGGCGGCAACCACGGCGCGCGGGTCTCCGGTCTCCCGGAGGCCGAGCGGGCGAAGGCCACCGCCGACATCCTGCGCTGGGCGGGCGTCGCCCCGGCGGGCGTCGAGAAGGACCCGGCGAAGGCGAAGCCGCTGGCGAAGTTCGACAGCAGGCTGGACCAGCGCAACGGCGAGGTCGAGCGCGACGAGGCCACGCTGCGTCCGTAG
- a CDS encoding S8 family serine peptidase — MTTTEPAQAGSARPRARTAPGQGLTWSLRGRGPDDVPVLADAGPPLGRPAGPATGRGVRVCVVDSGVERDHPLVGPLAGSWVVVKDGESGDITVEPTTTGDTCGHGTACAGIIRRTAPECEIHSVRVLGERFSGTGDILMAGLRWAVEQRFDVVNLSLSTTRTRFAQELHSLADSAYFARTVIVASAHNTPVESFPWRFASVISVGSHQEDDPELHLYNPEPPVEFFGPGQNVTVPWLGGRTIRTTGNSFATPYVAGLCARVLSAHPRMTAFQLKNALYLSAANVSHAPRPSSTPAGDTRDDSEN, encoded by the coding sequence ATGACGACCACGGAACCGGCACAGGCGGGATCGGCACGGCCCCGGGCCCGTACGGCCCCGGGCCAGGGTCTGACCTGGAGTCTGCGCGGGCGCGGCCCCGACGACGTACCGGTGCTGGCGGACGCCGGGCCGCCACTGGGCCGCCCGGCCGGGCCCGCCACCGGGCGCGGTGTCCGCGTATGCGTCGTGGACTCGGGCGTGGAGCGCGACCACCCGCTGGTCGGCCCGTTGGCCGGGTCCTGGGTGGTCGTCAAGGACGGGGAGAGCGGCGACATCACCGTCGAGCCGACCACGACCGGGGACACCTGCGGCCACGGCACCGCGTGTGCGGGGATCATCCGCCGGACCGCCCCGGAGTGCGAGATCCACAGTGTGCGGGTGCTCGGCGAACGGTTCTCCGGCACCGGCGACATCCTGATGGCCGGGCTGCGCTGGGCGGTGGAGCAGCGGTTCGACGTGGTCAACCTCAGCCTGTCGACGACCCGTACCCGGTTCGCCCAGGAGCTGCACAGCCTGGCGGACAGCGCCTACTTCGCCCGTACGGTGATCGTCGCCTCGGCGCACAACACCCCGGTGGAGAGCTTCCCCTGGCGGTTCGCCTCCGTGATCTCGGTGGGCAGCCACCAGGAGGACGACCCCGAACTGCACCTGTACAACCCCGAGCCCCCCGTGGAGTTCTTCGGACCGGGCCAGAACGTGACCGTGCCCTGGCTGGGCGGCCGGACGATCCGCACCACGGGGAACAGCTTCGCCACGCCGTACGTCGCCGGACTCTGCGCCCGCGTCCTGTCCGCGCATCCCCGGATGACGGCCTTCCAGCTCAAGAACGCCCTCTATCTGTCCGCGGCCAACGTGAGCCACGCGCCGCGTCCTTCTTCCACTCCGGCAGGAGATACCCGTGATGACTCCGAGAACTGA
- a CDS encoding GAF domain-containing protein: MTPRTESAAAFSSTTTVADAPRSELLQSVVDVARAIFGAEASSVFLLDEEADELVFQAVSGQGEEFLVGRRFPAGRGIAGWVATSGEPMVVDDLSADPSFDRSLAESTAYVPNALMAAPLISDARILGVLEVLDPSPQARSGVRELDLLAMFARQAAAALRVITPERVREAEERTALAGATLAGAQREDALKLLGSLERLLRGVG, encoded by the coding sequence ATGACTCCGAGAACTGAATCCGCCGCCGCCTTCTCCTCCACCACCACGGTCGCCGACGCTCCGCGCAGCGAGCTGCTCCAGTCGGTCGTCGACGTTGCCCGTGCCATCTTCGGAGCCGAGGCCAGTTCGGTGTTCCTGCTCGACGAGGAGGCCGACGAGCTGGTCTTCCAGGCCGTGTCCGGACAGGGCGAGGAGTTCCTCGTGGGCCGCCGGTTCCCGGCCGGGCGCGGGATCGCCGGGTGGGTGGCGACCTCCGGCGAGCCGATGGTGGTCGACGACCTGAGCGCCGATCCGTCCTTCGACCGCTCGCTGGCGGAGTCGACCGCGTACGTACCGAACGCACTGATGGCGGCTCCGCTCATCAGCGACGCCCGGATCCTGGGCGTCCTGGAGGTGCTGGACCCCTCCCCGCAGGCCCGGTCGGGGGTACGGGAGCTGGATCTGCTCGCGATGTTCGCCCGGCAGGCCGCCGCTGCCCTGCGGGTGATCACCCCGGAGCGGGTACGGGAGGCCGAGGAGCGCACGGCCCTCGCCGGGGCCACGCTGGCGGGCGCGCAACGCGAGGACGCGCTGAAGCTGCTGGGTAGCCTGGAGCGACTGCTGCGGGGCGTCGGCTGA
- a CDS encoding sugar phosphate isomerase/epimerase gives MKLAFSTLGVPGTPVAEVVRLAAGNGYQGVELRVHPEEPVHLGLSSLERADVVEAFKAGGVEILTLAGYVQVAAEGDDEPVLAELSELVKLARDLGAPYVRVFPGGGDQEQAEADATAARRLGAAAPAAADMGVSILLETHDSHRAGLDVARVVATVGHPRVGAIWDVLHTWLAGEEPAASHAVLAPHLGYVQVKDVASAEDLTPLPLGSGVLPLAECLDGAGPDTWVCWEYEKRWHPGAAELPGLLGAGRDHLLRLGAPKQ, from the coding sequence ATGAAGCTCGCTTTCTCCACTCTCGGGGTGCCGGGGACGCCGGTCGCCGAGGTGGTCCGGCTCGCCGCCGGGAACGGCTACCAGGGGGTGGAGCTGCGCGTCCACCCCGAGGAGCCCGTGCACCTGGGGCTCTCGTCGCTGGAACGGGCCGACGTGGTCGAGGCGTTCAAGGCCGGCGGGGTGGAGATCCTCACCCTCGCCGGGTACGTCCAGGTGGCCGCCGAGGGGGACGACGAGCCGGTCCTCGCGGAGCTGTCCGAGCTGGTGAAGCTCGCCCGGGACCTGGGCGCGCCCTATGTCCGGGTCTTCCCCGGCGGCGGCGACCAGGAGCAGGCGGAGGCCGACGCGACGGCCGCCCGGCGGCTCGGCGCGGCAGCCCCGGCCGCCGCCGACATGGGCGTGAGCATTCTGCTGGAGACCCATGACTCGCACCGCGCGGGCCTCGACGTCGCCCGGGTCGTCGCCACGGTCGGGCACCCCCGGGTCGGCGCGATCTGGGACGTGCTGCACACCTGGCTCGCCGGTGAGGAGCCCGCGGCCAGTCACGCGGTGCTCGCCCCGCACCTGGGCTACGTGCAGGTGAAGGACGTCGCCTCCGCGGAGGACCTCACTCCGCTGCCGCTGGGCTCCGGGGTGCTGCCGCTGGCGGAGTGCCTGGACGGGGCGGGTCCGGACACGTGGGTGTGCTGGGAGTACGAGAAGCGCTGGCACCCGGGGGCCGCGGAGCTGCCGGGTCTGCTGGGCGCCGGCCGTGACCACCTGCTGCGGCTCGGGGCCCCGAAGCAGTAG
- a CDS encoding ABC transporter ATP-binding protein, protein MTGAEQQGWGRRLTGYAWRYRRNVVLALGSSLAGMAVMALVPLITKVIIDDVVTDHTRSLAVWTGLLIGAAVLVYIATYIRRYYGGRLALDVQHDLRTDMYATITRLDGKRQDELSTGQVVGRATSDLQLIQGLLFMLPMTIGNVLLFLISLVIMAWLSLPLTLVALAVAPALWFIARRSKTRLFPATWYAQSQAAAVAGVVDGAVSGVRVVKGFGQEDQETGKLREVGRRLFAGRLRTIRLNSRYTPALQAVPALGQVAMLALGGWLATRGEITLGTFVAFSTYLAQLVGPVRMLAMVLTVGQQARAGVERVLELIDTEPSMEDGTKELPADAPAGIEFDDVRFGYDEERPVLDGFSLTVEPGETVAVVGASGSGKSTVSLLLPRFYDVSHGAVLIGGHDVRELTQASLRAAIGLVPEDSFLFSDTVRANIAYGFPDATQEQIETAARAAQAHGFISDLPGGYDTTVGEHGLTLSGGQRQRVALARAILTDPRLLLLDDATSAVDARVEHEIHEALAQVMAGRTTLLIAHRRSTLQLADRIAVLDGGKLAAIGTHEELERTSALYRRLLTDPDELGATSPGHRPPRTEADPEDDRALQEELDAEFDAERGITPELWIRREEDRDTTVAGMPATPELLAQVEALPPATDTPEVDEASAVRPEESYGLRRLLRGFGAALLISLGLVAVDAGMGLLLPVLIRHGIDEGVSRLSIGAVWAASAIALVVVVVQWVAQTGEIRMTGRTGERILYSLRLKIFAQLQRLGLDYYERELTGRIMTRMTTDVDALSTFLQTGLVTAFVSVVTFFGIMVALLVLDIQLALVVFATLPVLVIGTFFFRRSSVKAYELARTRISAVNADLQESVAGLRIVQAFGREHDGAARYAERSDSYRQARVRGQWLISVYFPFVQLLASVAAAAVMIVGAGRIDNGTLTVGALVAYLLYIDLFFAPVQQLSQVFDGYQQATVSLGRIQELLREPTSTADPDEPLDVLSLRGEIAFEDVSFAYGGEEEALSGIDLHIPAGQTVAFVGETGAGKSTLVKLVARFYDPTGGRVTADGTDLRKLDMTAYRHRLGVVPQEAYLFAGTVRDAIAYGMPDATDAAVEAAARAVGAHEMIATLEGGYLHEVAERGRNLSAGQRQLIALARAELVDPDVLLLDEATAALDLATEALVNQATDRLTGRRTTLVVAHRLTTAARADRVVVMDHGRVAEDGTHDELLALDGQYARLWRTFMGEGIGEDEPAAA, encoded by the coding sequence GTGACGGGCGCAGAGCAACAGGGGTGGGGCCGGCGGCTGACCGGGTATGCGTGGCGGTACCGCCGGAACGTCGTGCTCGCCCTCGGCTCGTCGCTCGCGGGCATGGCCGTCATGGCCCTCGTGCCGCTCATCACCAAGGTGATCATCGACGACGTGGTCACCGACCACACCCGCTCCCTCGCCGTCTGGACCGGGCTGCTCATCGGCGCGGCCGTCCTCGTCTACATCGCCACCTACATCCGCCGCTACTACGGCGGCCGGCTCGCCCTGGACGTCCAGCACGATCTGCGTACGGACATGTACGCGACGATCACCCGGCTGGACGGGAAACGTCAGGACGAGCTGTCCACCGGCCAGGTCGTCGGCCGGGCCACCAGTGACCTCCAGCTGATCCAGGGGCTGCTGTTCATGCTCCCGATGACCATCGGGAACGTGCTGCTCTTCCTCATCTCCCTGGTCATCATGGCGTGGCTCTCCCTCCCGCTCACCCTCGTCGCCCTCGCCGTCGCCCCCGCGCTCTGGTTCATCGCCCGCCGTTCCAAGACCCGCCTCTTCCCCGCCACCTGGTACGCCCAGAGCCAGGCCGCCGCCGTCGCCGGAGTCGTCGACGGGGCCGTCTCCGGGGTCCGGGTCGTCAAGGGGTTCGGGCAGGAGGACCAGGAGACCGGGAAGCTCCGCGAGGTCGGCAGACGGCTCTTCGCCGGGCGGCTGCGCACCATCCGGCTGAACTCCCGCTACACCCCCGCCCTCCAGGCCGTGCCCGCCCTCGGCCAGGTCGCCATGCTCGCCCTCGGCGGCTGGCTGGCCACCCGGGGCGAGATCACCCTCGGTACGTTCGTCGCCTTCTCCACCTACCTCGCCCAGCTCGTCGGCCCGGTCCGGATGCTCGCCATGGTCCTCACCGTCGGCCAGCAGGCCCGTGCCGGTGTCGAACGCGTCCTGGAGCTGATCGACACCGAGCCGTCCATGGAGGACGGTACGAAGGAGCTGCCCGCCGACGCCCCGGCCGGGATCGAGTTCGACGACGTACGGTTCGGTTATGACGAGGAGCGCCCCGTGCTCGACGGGTTCTCGCTCACCGTCGAACCCGGCGAGACCGTCGCCGTCGTCGGCGCGTCCGGCAGCGGCAAGTCCACCGTCTCGCTCCTGCTGCCCCGCTTCTACGACGTCTCCCACGGAGCCGTCCTCATCGGCGGCCACGACGTCCGCGAGCTGACCCAGGCCTCCCTGCGCGCCGCCATCGGGCTCGTCCCCGAGGACAGCTTCCTGTTCTCCGACACCGTCCGGGCCAACATCGCCTACGGTTTCCCCGACGCCACCCAGGAGCAGATCGAGACGGCCGCCCGCGCCGCCCAGGCCCACGGCTTCATCTCCGACCTGCCGGGCGGGTACGACACCACCGTCGGCGAGCACGGGCTCACCCTCTCCGGCGGCCAGCGCCAGCGCGTCGCCCTCGCCCGCGCCATCCTCACCGACCCCCGGCTCCTCCTCCTCGACGACGCGACCTCCGCCGTCGACGCCCGGGTCGAGCACGAGATCCACGAGGCGCTGGCGCAGGTGATGGCGGGGCGGACCACCCTCCTCATCGCCCACCGCCGCTCCACCCTCCAGCTCGCCGACCGCATCGCCGTCCTCGACGGCGGGAAGCTCGCCGCGATCGGCACCCACGAGGAGCTGGAGCGCACCTCCGCCCTCTACCGCCGCCTCCTCACCGACCCCGACGAGCTGGGCGCCACCTCGCCCGGCCACCGGCCGCCGCGCACCGAGGCGGACCCCGAGGACGACCGCGCCCTCCAGGAGGAGCTGGACGCCGAGTTCGACGCGGAGCGCGGTATCACGCCCGAGCTGTGGATCCGCCGGGAGGAGGATCGGGACACCACCGTCGCCGGTATGCCCGCCACCCCCGAACTCCTCGCTCAGGTCGAGGCGCTGCCGCCCGCCACGGACACCCCCGAGGTCGACGAGGCCAGCGCCGTGCGCCCGGAGGAGTCGTACGGGCTGCGGAGGCTGCTGCGCGGCTTCGGCGCGGCCCTGCTCATCAGCCTCGGGCTCGTCGCCGTGGATGCCGGAATGGGGCTGCTGCTGCCGGTCCTGATCCGGCACGGCATCGACGAGGGCGTGAGCCGGCTCTCGATCGGCGCGGTGTGGGCGGCCTCCGCGATCGCGCTGGTCGTCGTGGTCGTGCAGTGGGTGGCCCAGACCGGCGAGATCCGGATGACCGGCCGGACCGGCGAACGGATCCTCTACTCGCTCCGCCTGAAGATCTTCGCCCAGCTCCAGCGCCTCGGCCTCGACTACTACGAGCGCGAGCTGACCGGCCGGATCATGACCCGGATGACGACCGACGTCGACGCGCTCTCCACGTTCCTCCAGACCGGTCTCGTCACCGCGTTCGTCTCCGTGGTCACCTTCTTCGGCATCATGGTCGCGCTGCTCGTCCTGGACATCCAGCTCGCCCTGGTCGTCTTCGCCACCCTGCCCGTGCTGGTCATCGGCACGTTCTTCTTCCGGCGCAGCAGCGTCAAGGCGTACGAACTGGCCCGGACCCGCATCAGCGCCGTCAACGCCGACCTCCAGGAGTCCGTCGCCGGTCTCCGTATCGTCCAGGCCTTCGGCCGGGAGCACGACGGGGCGGCCCGCTACGCCGAGCGCAGCGACAGCTACCGCCAGGCCCGGGTACGCGGCCAGTGGCTGATCTCCGTCTACTTCCCGTTCGTCCAGCTGCTGGCCTCCGTCGCCGCCGCCGCCGTCATGATCGTCGGCGCGGGCCGGATCGACAACGGCACGCTGACCGTCGGCGCGCTGGTCGCCTACCTCCTCTACATCGACCTGTTCTTCGCCCCCGTCCAGCAGCTCTCCCAGGTCTTCGACGGCTACCAGCAAGCCACCGTCTCCCTCGGCCGCATCCAGGAACTGCTGCGCGAACCCACCTCGACCGCCGACCCGGACGAGCCGCTCGACGTGCTCTCGCTGCGCGGCGAGATCGCGTTCGAGGACGTCTCCTTCGCGTACGGGGGCGAGGAGGAGGCCCTCAGCGGCATCGACCTGCACATCCCGGCCGGGCAGACCGTCGCCTTCGTCGGGGAGACGGGGGCCGGGAAGTCGACCCTGGTCAAGCTGGTCGCCCGGTTCTACGACCCCACGGGCGGCCGGGTCACCGCCGACGGCACGGATCTCCGCAAGCTCGACATGACCGCCTACCGGCACCGCCTCGGCGTCGTCCCGCAGGAGGCGTACCTCTTCGCCGGGACGGTCCGCGACGCCATCGCCTACGGAATGCCCGACGCCACCGACGCCGCGGTGGAGGCCGCGGCCCGCGCGGTCGGCGCGCACGAGATGATCGCCACGCTGGAGGGGGGCTACCTCCACGAGGTCGCCGAGCGCGGCCGTAACCTCTCCGCCGGGCAGCGCCAGCTCATCGCCCTGGCCCGCGCCGAGCTGGTCGACCCGGACGTCCTGCTCCTGGACGAGGCCACCGCCGCCCTCGACCTGGCCACCGAGGCCCTCGTCAACCAGGCGACCGACCGGCTCACCGGCCGGCGGACCACGCTGGTGGTCGCCCACCGGCTGACGACGGCCGCCCGCGCCGACCGTGTCGTGGTGATGGACCACGGACGCGTCGCCGAGGACGGCACGCACGACGAGCTGCTCGCCCTGGACGGGCAGTACGCCCGGCTGTGGCGCACCTTCATGGGCGAGGGCATAGGGGAGGACGAGCCCGCGGCCGCCTGA
- a CDS encoding glycoside hydrolase family 3 protein, protein MPHRTSRRTLLTATAAVTAAAATGALTPPAVASAPSTNISTDRRLRRIIAGMSLEEKVGQLFVMRVYGHSATDPDQADIDANLKEIGVRTAAELISTYHVGGIIYFTWAHNTRDPHQIADLSNGLQRAALAERHRVPLLVSTDQEHGIVCRVGEPATLLPGAMALGAGGSRSDARRAAWIAGAELAALGINQNYAPDADVNVNPANPVIGVRSFGSDPDSVADLVAAQVKGYQGAGIASTAKHFPGHGDTNTDSHTGLPVINHTRAQWEELDAPPFRAAIRARIDSIMTAHIVVPALDPSEDPATLSRPILTGILREELGYDGVVVTDSLGMEGVRTKYGDARVPVLALLAGVDQLLNPPNLSVAWNAVLEAVRSGEISEARIEESILRILRLKSGLGLFRDPFVSHRGVERTVGSRAHRAAADRIAERTTTLLADPGSLLPLSRRTHRNLLVVGADPASPSGTTGPPTSTLAHAFGELGFIARALSTGTAPARAKIDEAVAAAEGKDAVVVATYNVTASSSQRALVTALVATGVPVVTVAIRNPYDIAHLIGTGVAASLAAYSWTDVELRAAARVIAGRAEPEGTLPVPVQRADDPTQVLYPVGHGLSY, encoded by the coding sequence GTGCCCCACCGCACCTCAAGACGCACCCTCCTCACCGCCACCGCGGCCGTCACCGCCGCGGCGGCGACCGGCGCCCTCACCCCGCCCGCCGTCGCCTCCGCGCCCTCCACGAACATCTCCACCGACCGCCGGCTGCGGCGGATCATCGCCGGGATGAGCCTGGAGGAGAAGGTCGGCCAGCTCTTCGTGATGCGGGTCTACGGGCACTCCGCCACCGACCCCGACCAGGCCGACATCGACGCGAACCTCAAGGAGATCGGGGTCCGTACGGCGGCCGAGCTGATCTCCACGTACCACGTCGGCGGCATCATCTACTTCACCTGGGCGCACAACACCCGCGACCCGCACCAGATCGCCGACCTCTCCAACGGCCTCCAGCGCGCCGCGCTCGCCGAGCGCCACCGGGTGCCGCTGCTCGTCTCCACCGACCAGGAGCACGGCATCGTCTGCCGGGTCGGCGAACCCGCCACGCTGCTGCCGGGCGCGATGGCCCTCGGCGCGGGCGGCTCGCGCTCCGACGCCCGGCGTGCGGCCTGGATCGCGGGCGCGGAGCTGGCCGCGCTCGGCATCAACCAGAACTACGCTCCGGACGCCGACGTCAACGTCAACCCGGCCAACCCGGTCATCGGCGTACGGTCCTTCGGCTCCGACCCCGACTCCGTGGCCGACCTGGTCGCGGCGCAGGTGAAGGGCTACCAGGGCGCGGGTATCGCGTCGACCGCCAAGCACTTCCCCGGCCACGGCGACACGAACACCGACAGCCACACCGGGCTGCCCGTCATCAACCACACCCGCGCACAGTGGGAGGAGCTGGACGCCCCGCCGTTCCGCGCCGCGATCCGGGCCCGGATCGACTCGATCATGACCGCGCACATCGTCGTCCCGGCCCTCGATCCGTCGGAGGACCCGGCCACGCTCTCCCGGCCGATCCTCACCGGCATCCTCCGCGAGGAGCTGGGCTACGACGGGGTGGTGGTCACCGACTCGCTCGGCATGGAGGGGGTGCGCACGAAGTACGGCGACGCCCGGGTTCCGGTCCTCGCGCTGCTGGCGGGCGTGGACCAGCTGCTCAACCCGCCGAACCTCTCCGTTGCCTGGAACGCCGTGCTGGAGGCGGTCCGCAGCGGTGAGATCAGCGAGGCGCGGATCGAGGAATCGATCCTGCGGATCCTGCGGCTGAAGAGCGGACTCGGCCTGTTCCGGGACCCGTTCGTCAGCCATCGGGGCGTCGAGCGCACGGTCGGCAGCCGCGCGCACCGGGCCGCCGCCGACCGGATCGCCGAGCGCACGACGACCCTGCTCGCCGACCCGGGCTCGCTGCTGCCGCTCTCCCGGCGCACCCACCGGAACCTGCTGGTGGTGGGCGCCGATCCCGCCTCGCCCTCCGGGACGACGGGCCCGCCGACCAGCACCCTGGCCCACGCCTTCGGCGAACTGGGCTTCATCGCACGGGCGTTGTCCACCGGCACGGCCCCCGCCCGGGCGAAGATCGACGAGGCGGTCGCCGCCGCCGAGGGCAAGGACGCGGTGGTCGTGGCGACCTACAACGTCACGGCGAGCAGCTCGCAGCGCGCGCTGGTGACCGCGCTCGTGGCGACCGGCGTCCCCGTCGTCACCGTCGCGATCCGCAACCCGTACGACATCGCCCACCTCATCGGGACCGGCGTCGCGGCGAGCCTCGCCGCGTACTCCTGGACCGATGTCGAACTGCGCGCCGCGGCACGGGTGATCGCGGGCCGCGCCGAGCCGGAGGGCACCCTGCCGGTTCCGGTGCAGCGCGCGGACGACCCCACACAGGTGCTGTACCCGGTGGGCCACGGGCTGTCGTACTAG